DNA from Chrysemys picta bellii isolate R12L10 chromosome 13, ASM1138683v2, whole genome shotgun sequence:
gcagcgctgtaaagtgccaatgtagacaagcccacagttCTTGGATAAATACTCTCCTCCCCTCTGAAATCCACCTCTTCAAGAACTCTCTCCTGTCTGAATAATCCCCCATAACTTTCTTGTCCTGTGTTTTGCATAGTGCAGCCTGTCTCTTTAGGAGAGTAAAGTACCATGTAAATACATGATGTACAATTGCAAAAATTATGTTGTTTTGGGAAACACCACAAACTACAATGAAATTAGaatatttgttttgaaatggaaaCAGCAAGCACTACATTGGAAAAAGGTTTTGAGACTGTCACTTGCATGATTGTAGTAACTGCACAAGCATGCAGACACAATAAATGTGCTTGTAGTGTATGCATGAAAATATGCAGTTATTTCTGAAAAGCTGGACATTTTATGATATTGTAACTTTAAACATGTCCTTTTTAGCTCATGTGAAATTATATTTGATGTCTGTCACATTAAACTACAGCAGTACTGGAAAATTATAAGTAATATACAAACAGTGGCAATCTATATAATATGTGGGAAATTCCTTGGATGTTGCATATTTCAGATTCTTGGGGAAACAGTTAATGGGAACAAAGGAGAAGTTCATTTATTGATGTCATTATAAAGCACACTGCTCTTGACTGAAGGCAGTTCCTCCTGCAGGTTTTATTTACTTTGTTATGCACAGGCGTGACTGAAATCAGAATGTGAGTAATTCATTCTACCTTATTGTTCACTAATGTTAGTGTTGTTAGAGTATCTATAGAACAGAGATATTTGCAGTGAATTCCTTTATTTAAACATCTTTAGAGGGGGGAGGAGTGTTGAAGTTCAGAAGGTATTGAGAATTCTCAATTTGTTGTGCTAACTGTTTGACATAGTATGGTACTATAGGGTCCTTGTCTCTGCTGGGTTTTCACAGACTCCCAAGTTGAATGCAAATAAAACTTTTGattatattatttttgaaaataaatgtgagAGACAGAGTTGGTCATGACAATAGCAAGGGTCCCATTTCCTATGTGGTACATTAGACCTAAACTATGCAGCATGAACCCAAGAAATATGTTTCAGAGAGAGAGCCAtgtttagtctgtatcagcaaaaacatcaaggagtcctttggcaccttagagactaacacatttatttgggcataagctttcatgggctaaaaccctgcttcttgtcctatcctcagtggttaagaagaacaatttttctcttccttgtagcaaccttttatgtacttgaaaacagttatcacATTCCCTCTCCATCTTCTCTTTTCcgtactaaacaaacccaattttttcaatcttccttcataggtcatgttttctagacctttaatcatatttgttgctcttctctggactttctccaatttgtccacatctttcctgaaatgtggcgcctagaactggacacactactccagttgaggcctaatcagcgcagagtagagcagaaaaattacttctcttgtcttgcttacaccacttctgttaatacatcccagaatgatgtttgcttttctttgcaacagtgttatactgttgactcagtTAACTTGTGGTCCATTATAATCCCCAGATACCTTTCCTcattactccttcctaggcagtcatttcccattttgtatgtgtgcaactggttgttccttcctaagtggagtactttgcatttgtccttattgaatttcatcctatttacttcagacagtttgtccagatcattatgAATTACAAttgtatcctccaaagcacttgtaacccctaccagcttggtatcatcctcaaactttgtaagtgtactcttacactctctatgccattatctaaattattgatgaagatattgaacacaactggacccagaactgatccctgtgagaccccatttgttatgcccttcctgcatgactgtgaaccactgataactattctcagggaacggttttccaaccagttatgcacccaccttatagtaactccatctaggttgtatttccctagtttgtttatgagaaggtcatgcaagacagtatgaaaagctttactaaagtcaagatataccacatctaccacttccccctatccacaaggcgttttaccctgtcaaagaaagttatcaggttggtttgacacaacttgcttttgacaaatccatgctgactgttacttatcaccttattattttctagatgtttgcaaattgattgcttaattatttgcgccattatctttcctggtacagaagttaagcttattggtctgtaattccctgggttgtccttatttccctttttgtagattggcactatatttgcccttttccagtcttctggaagctCTTCAGTCTTCCATTACTTTTCAgaaataatcgctaatggctcagatatctcctcagttggctccttgagtattctaggatgcatttcatcaggccctggtgacttgaaaacatctaacttgtctaagtaatttttaacttattctttccctattttagcctctgatcctacctcattttcactggcattcactatgttagacatgcAATCACTACCAACCCAATCTACAGTCAGGGCGTATGTTTATATAGCTCCATTGCACAGGGTGCAGAATCTTTcgcagccctgagcaatgtagctaggttgatctaatttttaggtgtagaccaggctttaacCTTACATGTGGTTATTTGGGCTCAGAGTTAAATataacagtaaaaacaaaaatctttgcaCAGAATCAAAAGTAAACACATTCTGATCAAGACGTCGCATTGGAGCAGATTACTTCAAGACAGAAATAATTGCATACATATTTTGAACCATGTGGCATGGCCTCTGACATTAGTACATCTGAAAGGTCACCTTTTCACTCAAATCTTTAGAACCTTTTGGCTATGCATTAAGTTTATCATATTTTTGTAAATTAAATTTTCGACCCGGTAAACACTTACTGTAACTTTCAAGTTATCCTGTTGTCTTGGTGTACATAGTGATTTCTGTCTTACTAAAATCAGATGTCTTTATTGTAGTTTGGAGCTGAATTTCGACGGTTTTCTCTGGAAAGAACCAAACCTGGAAAGTTTGAGGAGTTTTATGGATTATTGCAGCATGTGCACAAGATCCCCAATGTTGAAGTTTTAGTTGGGTATATAGACATTCATGGAGATCTGCTGCCTATCAACAACGATGACAATTATCATAAAGCAGTTTCCACAGCCAATCCTCTGCTCAGGATTTTCATTCAAAGAAAAGGTAAGTTCACTAATTGTGTGTACTGGTAGTGTCCACTGTGTACAaagcagtatacatgcacatggTCACGTATTTTGCCccaatctaattatttttttaaaaagtcccaaTTAAACATCCTGTTTCTCCATGTTGATGTGTACTGACTTCTTACTGATCTTCACTGGGAACTCCCAACTGTCCTTTGCAGCAGGCTGTTTCGAAACGTATTGTGCACCATTGCTGTAGGACTCAAGATTCCCCTCTGTCCTATAACTCTGCTACTAAGCtacttttctcttttttcttttcttttttacatttGTGAATGTCTGTAATACTTTGATTTAAATACCATTCGCTCCATGAAAAATCCATCCTCACTTCAGTAGAAATACTGCTTTTATATGAAGTCTTCATTAATGAACATATTCAATTCTTAGTTTACTCAAATTGGATAGAAACATTAAAGTTGAATCAACATTCTCCAGTGAATGTTTTTGTATATTGTTTAAAGGCAGTTGCTCATGTCTGGTTTTATTTCCACTGAAAGCTTAACAGTATCATGAATTCATCATATCCTAACTGGACAATAGGACATTACTGAAATACAAAATAAACTTGGTTTGAACAGATATCTTATTTGAAGCAATGGGCATCAGTATAGCTTAAAAAGATTAATCTTATTAGCAAAATGTAAAATACATTAGGTTATAAGTGTCATGTTGAATGGTTGCTTATTTCAGCTATCAAAGTTCCAATGGAATGATTATTTCTTATTCAGAATGGAAATTTGTCTTCTCCCACATCTTTCTTTCAGCAATAGGTGTAATTTCCAGATTAAATTTTTTGGTCTTATCCTTAAACTCCATCTTTTGAATGCTGTTTCAAAGTATTCATAATTTGTTGCATGTCAAATAAAGCTTTTGCTATCTGTAGTAATTACTATTTAAAAGATCAATAAAACAGATATCTTCCCagtgcaaaaataaatatttctgattcTTCTTCCCCAAAAAAAGAGAACTCTTTAGAAAAATGTTTTAGCTGAATTTCCTCTTTCCTAACAGAACTCTTAATAAAAATTTGTCATTTGCCAACCACCATATTGCCAGTAAAATGTATTTGCTGTATTTAAGTGTTCGTGGAACAGGTAAAGACTGTTTCAATCCTGAattggcagggagctggactacatgacctaataggtcttttctgtCTCTAGATTCTATGTAAGCTCCTTCAGCAGCCATATGACGAGAGCAGATAAACCACTTTATCAGATTGAGATTACGAAAGTTGCATTTATCACCATATGTTTTTTTTTACTACAGTTGTACATGCAACTCCCTGTACTCATGTTAAAATTCATTCTTAAAGCATGATTGACATGTAGATTATTTTGGTATTGTATGGGACGTTTCTCTGTTCTAGGCACTGaccagttttaatttttaaaatcacttcCGTAAGAGGTCAACGGGAAACACTGTAGCAACCAGCCATTGTCTTTCCTCCCCTTTTCCACTCCTTTTTGATACCAGTCTTATTGCTCTGTGACTCCATGTCTGAGCTGCAGAAGACTAGGAAATAGAGCTCAAAGTTGTTCCCAAAACTGGGTCTCAAAATCAGTCTGACAGCCAGTACCTATATTTATATTGTGCCAGTGTgatgactttgaaaaagattgtACTGAAGGGTGATATAAATCTAAAATTTGTTCAAATTGAAAAAATctgatttcttttatttcttcagtcagtccattatttaaaaaaaaaaaaaaagtttgttagcAGTTCAGGCCTAGTTTCGTGATGCTGAAAACTACTTATAAATCCATGCAGTATAGCTTCTAATTTGTTTTATTGCTCAATTAGGTGTAATTGTACTATATTTCCTGTTCTATTGCATAACTTTGTGTCTGCACTTCAGTGGAAGTGGAAATAAGGCATGGCTGAAGAAATACTCACCATTGACAAGGCTGCTATAATTTGTCACTTTTGAAACTAGAATTTGTTGAGGGGACAGATGATACAAATTACACTTCTGTACTGCCAGCCCTTTTTGAGACCTTTGTATCATCATCTTCTGCTACATTGCTTGAATAACAGAAATAACCTGTAGATTTTTCCCATGGGAAAGTTTATTCCCAATATAACTTAAACAGAGATAGTGGGGAACAACAAGACCCTTAGCAGTAGACCACCACAATATGAGAGGAAAAGTAGGTATTTCTTCAGACACTTGAAAATGTCTAATCCCAGCATTTTGCTTATTTAGAAATTGATGTGTATTTTAAATGAGAAGCTAGAATGCAAGGGAGGGACACATCCATACCAAAACCTGAGGTACATGTAAGTAGAGCAGAATATATTAGAATCCTGAATGTTATAGTTAATACCCATGATATAGCtagacactccccccccccccccataaaatgTCAAAGACCGTGGGTTCATCAGGAAACaggtggcctggtcacatgttaACCAACATGAGTAAGTTCAAATAAAGGCAAGGCAGTTAGTAGTTTTAACACTATTAGCAGGTTGAGGTAAATATGTTCCTGCTAGTGTTTACCTCAACTTGTGAACAGGTGAAAATTAGcgactgccttgtcttcactgggatTTCATTATGTTAGCTAATGTGGTAAGAGAACACTTTTtctcctagtgtggacacaccCTAGCAGGGTGAGTTAATTATTTTTACTTCTTTCTAATTTGTTAGCTTTATAAAGAGTTCATTATACTATGGCTAGAATAAAAGTTAAATTTCCCCAGAGATGAATATTGTCTAGGTTAAACATAACATTATCacctagaaaaacaacaaggagtctggtggcaccttaaagactaacagatttatttgggcataagctttcgtgagtaaaaactcacttcttcggatgcatagagtgaaagttacagatgcaggcattattggTCCAAGtgtatatactgacacatggagagcagggagttacttcacaagtggagaaccagtgttgacagggccaattcaatcagggtggatgtagtccactcccaataatagatgaggaggtgtccatttcaggagaggaaaagctgcttctgtagtgagccagccactcccagtccctattcaagcccagattaatggtgttgaatttgcaaatgaattttagttctgctgtttctctttgaagtctgtttctgaagtttttttgttcaatgatagtgacttttaaatctgtaatagaatgaccagggagattgaagcgttcacttactggcttatgtatgttaccattcctgatgtccgatttgtgtccatttattcttttgcggagggactgtccggtttggccaatgtacatggcagaggggcattgctggcacatgatggcatatatgacattagtggatgtgcaggtgaatgagcccctgatggtgtggctgatgtggttgggtcctctgatgctgttgccagagtagatatggggacagagtagacaacgaggtttgctacagggataggttcctgggttggtgtttctgtggtgtggtgtgtagttgctggtgagtatttgcttcaggttggggggttgtctgtaagcgaggactggtctgcctcccaaggtctgtgagagtgcgggatcattttccaggataggttgtagatcgtggataatgcgctggagaggttttagctgggggctgtatgtgatggccagtggtgttctgttattgtccttgttgggcctgtcctgcagtaggtgatttctgggtacctgtcttgctctgtcaatctgtttcctcacttccccaggtgggtattgtagttttacgaatgtttgataaagatcttgtaggtgtttgtctctgtctgaggggttggagcaaattcggttgtatcttagggcttggctgtagacaatggatcgtgtgatgtgtcttggatggaagctggaggtatgtaggtacgtatagcggtcagtaggtttccggtatagggtggtgtttatgtgaccatcaattatttgtactgtagtgtccaggaagtggatctcttgtgtggactggtccaggctgaggttgatggtggggtggaaattgttgaagtccaggtggaattcttcaagggcctcctttccgtgggtccatatgatgatgtcatcaatatagcgcaagtagaggaggggcattaggggacgagagctgaggaagcgttgttctaagtcagccataaaaatgttggcatactgtggggccatgcgagtacccatagcagtgccactgacttgaaggtataagttgtccccaaatctgaagtgattgtgggtgaggacaaagtcacaaagctcagccaccaggcttgctgtggcctcatcagggatactgttcctgacagcttgtagtccatcctcatgtggaatattggtgtaaagtgcttctacatccatggtggccaggatggtgttttcaggaagaacatcaatgcattgtagtttcctcaggaagtcggtggtgtctcgaagatagctgggagtgctggtagcatagggtctgaggagagagtccaaatagccagataatcctgctgtcagagtgccaatgcctgagatgatggggcgtccagggtttccgggtttatggattttgggtagcagatagaatacccctggtcggggttctgcagGTGtctccatgtagatttgttcccgtactgtagctgggagtttcttgagcagatggtgtagtttcttttggtattcatcagtgggatcagaggatagtggcctgtagaatgtggtcttggagagttgcctggcagcctcctgttcataatcattgaacaaaaaaacttcagaaacagacttcaaagagaaacagcagaactaaaattcatttgcaaattcaacaccattaatctgggcttgaatagggactgggagtggctggctcactacagaagcagcttttcctctcctggaattgacacctcctcatctattattgggagtggactacatccaccatgattgaattggccctgtcaacactggttctccacttgtgaagtaactccctgctctccatgtgtcagtatataatgcctgcatctgtaactttcactctatgcatccgaagaagtgaggtttttactcacgaaagcttatgcccaaataaatctgttagtctttaaggtgccaccagactccttgttgtttttgtagatacagactaacagggctaccccctgatacttgattatCACCTAGGTTAAGAGACAGTAGCTCACTCCTATCTGCATCCTGAAGTTCCTTTTATAACAGATTAACAGGTATTGTTGATGTCTTGGAAGTGTAAAAGGGAATTCAAAGGCTGAACTAATGTGGCTTTAATTCAGTCAAGATATATGGGAGTCTCTCTGTCTGCAAGAGAAACCTGACCTAGGGATGAAACAAATGTGAAGACCAGCTGGGCATATCTTTTTGCCTTCTTCCACAATATAAGAACACAGGGTACTCAATGAAACAAAAGATATAGGGAAATActggttttttttaataccacTTAACATGTAGAAGTCACTGTGTCAGAATATTAAAGAATCAAagtgaaaataataaatttgacATATAAAGGTGGAGAGAGACTTAGGAAATCACTTAATCCTTCCTCGCTAATGCAAGCTTGTTCACTACAGCACTTTCTGGCATTTGTCGTGCAGTACagggctttctttcttttttttttttaaatctgtggaTGACTATTCCATAGCATAATAAATATAGCCTGCAGTTACACTGGTTATACGTTTTTACAGGTGTAATCAAtcttcatgcttcaggacatagaCTAATAGGCAGCTAATGTCATGAACAAATTACCCCACAACAAAGCAGGACTGTATGATTTTAATCACTTCCATTATGTAACAAGCTGCAAGTGTAATACTTCTTTGCTTCAACTTAATGCTTCCCTGCAGAGGTAGATACAGGGtggctgagagagagatgctgaggaTAGACAAAAACCGTAACAGTCCTAATGCTCACCACTGCTTTTTTAAATGAGAATTGTTTAGTCACTAGAGTTTGGGGAAAAACCTATCAAATTGTTTCTGGCACCCCATTAATTCTCTATGCAATTAATTTTGGTCCTGCTCGATAATTGGTGTAATGAAAGAAGAGTTGGGttttaaacttttctttttttgaggAATGTCTCTAGCTGTTTTCCCATGCTTCCAGTGTTTTGAAATACCTGTAAAagttttcccaatttaattttgaaatgccTCTAATCGATATTCAGGTCTCCATTCTTTTCTCCATGTCATTTCATAAATGTTAAATACTAATGTTAGGTTTGGTGtggctgactttttaaaaaaaaaatcctattttcccCCCAGAATTATGGTACTCTTATAAAATGTCTTCAGATTGTTCTGTTTATCTTTGGAAGTTTGACACTTGAAGGATAACTTTACCAATAAGTGCATTCCTTTGGAAGCATATCAGAGGGCTTGTCAACAAATTGTGCAATTCCAGGTGCCGAAGAATATCAGGTTGAAACTCAGTTTCAATAGTTGTAgacttttttaaataatacatcaCATACACACAAACTCACTGGTGATACTAATTTTGAGACCATTAAAACAGGAAGTTTTTATACCAAGTTGACATTCACCGTTACATCTTTGTTATTAACACCTTGTTCTTTGGCATTCTGCCAAAATATTTTTCACTGTAACTATAAACTGATTAGCTAGATGTCAGTACAAAGGTGTCTTTGTACTCGAGGACATTGCTTTAAAAAATTTTGTTTGGGAATCGAGGAGAGATTAAACAGAATCTTGCTGCCTGGCAGAATTACGGAAATTAGTTTTCTTCAGGCTTTCACTACTTCTCCCCCAAATTATGTAATTCTAATTTTCTACCTTAAATTTTGTGCTAGTTTAGAATTTTTAGACATCAAAAGCTAATTAGTAttccaaaaaaaacccaatggTTTGTATAGTCTGTTGATCTGGAAATGTGGTAGCATTCTGACTTCTAAGTTTAGGAATACTGTGTTTTTTCAGTGCATCATTGAGCTTtaagaaatggattttaaaaggtaaaacacCAGCTCAGTAATAGAGATTTCTGAGAGAGTTACATTtactgtgtttgggggggggggtgtttgttttttattttgtaggATAGGAAACTCTTGAAGTTCAGATCTTTCCTAACAGAAGCAGTTTCCAAaatcttaattttcttttaaatggccCTTTCTTGAATTTTCGGGCATGTGTTCAAATGGAAGTGTCTTTTGTGGTATTCTTTAACTTCTAGTTGTAAAAATGAGTTTAAGAAACCTGCTTTTGTAACTGGAGTTTAGATTCCTGTGGTGACTTCAATAAGTCTGACTTAAatcgggggggggagaaatcttaGTACGGCTAAACACTATTTGCAAACCCCATTATATCAAGGTATTACAGATCTTAAAATAATTAATGTTGCATATACACAATTTGCATACAAGTTGCAGCTTAAATGTAAATCAGAAAATGCAAAAGTTTAATGTTAACTTGATTCTGTGGTGTACATTTAACAAGGAAAGAATGAACAAAGGAGTGCATACTACAGTTGTGCTATGTTGCTGTAAGAGTCCTAACTCTTGCATTTTCCGTTTAATTTATAATGTATATTGTTGAATGTTGCAATACTTGGTTCTTATGTACTGTAGCATTATATTTCAGAAAGGGCAACTGCACAaaatgaggttagttaaacaaattaaaaggtacagcaccaaaagtaaaatccctgcaagctgcatggaaactttttaaaaacaccataatagaggctcaacttaactgtataccccaaattgaaaaacatagtaagagaaccaaaaaagagccaccgtggttaaacaacaaagtctaagaagcagtgagagacaaaaaggcatcctttaaaaagtggaagttaaatcctaatgaggaaaataaaaaggagcataaactctggcaaatgaagtataaaaatataattaggaaagccaaaaaagaatttgaagaagagctagccaaagactcacaaagtaatagcaaaatttagcctgctaaacaaccagtggggccactggacgatcgagatgctagaGGAGTACTCAAgaacgataaggccattgcagagaaactaaatgaattctttccatcggtcttcacagttgaggatgtgagggcaATTCCCAAATTTGAGCCTTCTTTTTAGGTGaccaatctgaggaactgtcccagattgaggtgtcattagaggaggttttggaacaaattgataaactaagcaGTAATAagacaccaggaccagatgatattcacccaagagt
Protein-coding regions in this window:
- the LOC103306152 gene encoding uncharacterized protein LOC103306152, whose translation is METPAEPRPGVFYLLPKIHKPGNPGRPIISGIGTLTAGLSGYLDSLLRPYATSTPSYLRDTTDFLRKLQCIDVLPENTILATMDVEALYTNIPHEDGLQAVRNSIPDEATASLVAELCDFVLTHNHFRFGDNLYLQVSGTAMGTRMAPQYANIFMADLEQRFLSSRPLMPLLYLRYIDDIIIWTHGKEALEEFHLDFNNFHPTINLSLDQSTQEIHFLDTTVQIIDGHINTTLYRKPTDRYTYLHTSSFHPRHITRSIVYSQALRYNRICSNPSDRDKHLQDLYQTFVKLQYPPGEVRKQIDRARQVPRNHLLQDRPNKDNNRTPLAITYSPQLKPLQRIIHDLQPILENDPALSQTLGGRPVLAYRQPPNLKQILTSNYTPHHRNTNPGTYPCSKPRCLLCPHIYSGNSIRGPNHISHTIRGSFTCTSTNVIYAIMCQQCPSAMYIGQTGQSLRKRINGHKSDIRNGNIHKPVSERFNLPGHSITDLKVTIIEQKNFRNRLQRETAELKFICKFNTINLGLNRDWEWLAHYRSSFSSPEMDTSSSIIGSGLHPP